CGAGACCCAGAAGTTGCGGTTTTCGCGGAGACGATCGGCGACGAACGTCCACGACAACAACCCCTTCTCGTCGTCGGGGATCCCGTAACTCGATTCCGTGTGGGGTCGTTCGCGGGTCGCGTTCGCCGGTTCGGCTGATGGTATCATGGGCAACGGACGCGACGGCCGGAGATAGCCGTTGTGCCGGTGGCCGCGATCGTGGTGTAGCTGGGTCCGCTGCGGACAAGTCGCTCCGCGAAGCGTCAGCCTTAGGCCCGACTGCCGGCGAGATAGGGTATGAAGGTGCCGTGCGTCCGTGTCGCGCGCAAGGATGGCGAGCGGACGCGCGAGGCGCTTGCCGACCGGGGCGTGCTCGATCACGACCACGAGATCACCGTCGATGACGGCTGGCTCTACGCCCCGATCGTCGATCCGAATGCGGTGCCCGACGGGTACACGATCGAGGAGCGCGACGTACCCGCCCGTGAGACACAAACGATGCCCGCCGACCTGCTCGGCTTCGATCCGAGTTACGAGCGCCTCGGCGACATCGTGTTGCTCCGCGAAGATGACACGGAACGCGCACAGCGGATCGCCGACGCGGTGATGGACTCCTCGATCCCGGCGAAGACGGTGCTGAATCGCGCCTCGAAGATCGAGGGGGAGTTTCGAACCCGCGAGTGGGACGTGCTCGCTGGCGAGAGTACCCAAACCGTCCATCGCGAATACAACTACGCGTTCGCGCTCGACGTTGCCGAGGTGTACTTCTCGCCTCGACTCGCGACCGAACGCCACCGCGTAGTCCAGCAAGCGGCGACCGACGAGCGGATCGTCGACATGTTCGCTGGCGTCGGTCCCTTCGCGATCCCGTTCGCGGGGCGCGGCGCGCAGGTGATCGCGGTCGACCGCAACCCGGTGGCGATCGAGTACCTCCGGGAGAACGTCAGGCGGAACGACGTCGACGAGCGGATCGAGGCGATCGAGGGCGACGTCCGTGAGATCGCCGCCGGGATCGAGCACGAAGCCGATCGCATCGTGATGAACCTGCCTCACAGCGCCGACGCGTTTCTCGACACGGCGATCGAACTCGCCGGCGAGGAGTGTGTCCTCCACTACTACGACATCCAGCACGAGGACGATCCCTACGGGCCGGGCGAGCGCGCGATCCGGGCGGCGGCCGAGGGGTACGACATGACTGTCGAAACACAGCACACGGTCCGATCGTATGCACCTCACGAGTTGAACGTCTGTCTCGACGTGCGACTTCGGGCGTGAGACGGATCGTGGACGACCCTCCGAAATGGCTTGCCGCCAGCGATTCGCAACGATTATACCCGTCGTGATCGGTGTTCTATCTGCGCCGGTGTAGCTCAGACTGGCTAGAGCGAATCCTTCGTAAGGATTAGGCCGGGGGTTCAAATCCCCCCACCGGCTTGGGACAAATGGTTCAGAGCCGTGAATAGGGTTTTATCACGAGCCTGGCCGACGCCCCCACCATGCCCACCGATCCAGCCACCGAGATCGTGAATCTGCGGGAACGTATCGAAACCGGCGACGAAATTTCTGATTCGGACAGCGAAGTCCTGCTTCGATTCTCCGACGAACTCCGTCTCCGCGGGGCTGAGTATTCCGATCATCGACATGAGAAACTCCTCCGTCATTGCACGATCATGGCCGAGGAGGTCGGCGGGCTCGCCGACACGCTCGACGATCGTGAGACGACCAAACGCATCGTCCGCTGGATCAATCGCACCTACGACAACGAGGAGACCAATCGAGACTATCGCATCGCCATCCGTGTCTTCGGCAAGCGCGTCACTGAGAGCGACGAACCGCCCGACAGTATCGACTGGGTGAGTGGCCAGACCTCGCGCAACTACGACCCCGCGCCCGAACCGCGCGACATGCTCCACTGGGATGACCACATCCTCCCGATGATCGAGGGATCGCGCAACCCGCGGGATGCGGCCCTCATCGCCGTCGCGTGGGACTCCGGCGCGCGGAGTGGCGAGATCCGTGGCCTCACCGTCGGTGACATCACCGACCACGATAACGGCCTCCAGATCACCGTCGAGGGCAAGACCGGCAAGCGGACTGTCACGCTCATCCCGAGCGTCCCACACCTCCAGAAGTGGATTGACGACCATCCCGCGCCCGACGATCGCAACGCACCCCTCTGGTGCAAGCTCAGTAGTGCCGACGAGCTCTCCTTCCGAATGTTCAAGAAGGCGCTCGAAAGCGCCGCTGAGCGTGCCGGCGTCGACAGACCCGTGACCCTCACCAACTTCCGGAAGTCGTGTGCCGCGCACCTCGCTTCCCGTGGAATGAATCAGGCCCATATCGAGGAACACCACGGGTGGACGCGGGGGTCGCG
The genomic region above belongs to Halococcus saccharolyticus DSM 5350 and contains:
- a CDS encoding class I SAM-dependent methyltransferase; amino-acid sequence: MKVPCVRVARKDGERTREALADRGVLDHDHEITVDDGWLYAPIVDPNAVPDGYTIEERDVPARETQTMPADLLGFDPSYERLGDIVLLREDDTERAQRIADAVMDSSIPAKTVLNRASKIEGEFRTREWDVLAGESTQTVHREYNYAFALDVAEVYFSPRLATERHRVVQQAATDERIVDMFAGVGPFAIPFAGRGAQVIAVDRNPVAIEYLRENVRRNDVDERIEAIEGDVREIAAGIEHEADRIVMNLPHSADAFLDTAIELAGEECVLHYYDIQHEDDPYGPGERAIRAAAEGYDMTVETQHTVRSYAPHELNVCLDVRLRA
- a CDS encoding tyrosine-type recombinase/integrase, with translation MPTDPATEIVNLRERIETGDEISDSDSEVLLRFSDELRLRGAEYSDHRHEKLLRHCTIMAEEVGGLADTLDDRETTKRIVRWINRTYDNEETNRDYRIAIRVFGKRVTESDEPPDSIDWVSGQTSRNYDPAPEPRDMLHWDDHILPMIEGSRNPRDAALIAVAWDSGARSGEIRGLTVGDITDHDNGLQITVEGKTGKRTVTLIPSVPHLQKWIDDHPAPDDRNAPLWCKLSSADELSFRMFKKALESAAERAGVDRPVTLTNFRKSCAAHLASRGMNQAHIEEHHGWTRGSRVASRYISVFSDDSDRELARIRGLDVSDEEPDPIGPVECPRCDRETPREQPTCVWCNQPLSQEGKQQLDMEERRVRRQFMKRAADNPEFLDILEDEVGMDEFFEDRQELRSEIERFARERAED